The Sminthopsis crassicaudata isolate SCR6 chromosome 5, ASM4859323v1, whole genome shotgun sequence genome contains the following window.
AGAGAGGAGGATGGACAAGAGGCcattagatctggagtcaggaggtcaTCAATAACTCCGGAGCAGTGGCAGttgaagaagaaagacaaaaatgtgttttagaggaaagaagtCCAGACAATGAgtctaattttatttcaattagtGGCACTAAAAAAGTGAGAAGAATTTTAGGAtaataaccattttggaaaaagtTGAATCagaagattaaatatatatatatatatttttaaatgtattatttattttaaatattttctgtttaaatttcaagttccagattttctccctccctctcatgCTTTCCCCTACCCACTGAGAAGACaattaatatgatataatagatgtgaaatcatgcaaacatttccatattaggcatttaaaaaaactaagaaaaataaaatgagaaaattacatttcatgTACATAGTCCTCTCTCGAGGTAGATTACTTTTCTTCATTATGGGTCCTTTGAAATTCCCTTAGAACATTGTAGTAATCAGAGTAACAGGGTATTTCATATtggatcatcattacaatattgacattattttgtgtaataatctctcttttttattttcatgactttcttctttcttgaaaattaactttattttttttcctttttttgttttttaattaattttgtaagtataacattttttgacagtacatatgcatagataattttttttacaacattatcccttgtactcccttctgtttcgaattttctcctccttccctccactccctctcatacatattaaatatcttatagtatatgcttggtacaatatatatgtgcagacctgaattttgctgttgttgttgcaaaggaagaattgtattcgaaaagtaaaaataatctgggaagaaaaaaagaaatgctcacaatttacactcatttcccagagttccttttctgggtgtagctgattctgtccatcattgatcaattggaattggattagctcttctctatattgaagatatccacttccatcagaatacatcctcatacagtatcattgttgaagtgtataatgatctcctagttctgctcgtttcactcagcatcagttgatgtaagtctctccaagcctctctgtattcatcctgctggtcatttcttacagaacaataatattccataacattcatataccatagtttacttaaccattctccaattgatgggcatccgttcattttccagtttctagccactacaaaaagggctgccacaaacatttttggcacatacaggtccctttcccttctttagtatttccttgggatgtaagcccagtagtagcactgctgggtcaaagagtatgcacattttgataactttttgggcataattccagattgctcttgtGTAAtaatctcttagttctgcttacttcaccttgtattagttcatataggtcttgctATGTTTTCCTGAAACAACCTTCCCTTTCAGATAGGAAATGACAAAAGTGAGAGCATAATGACAGAATATTGTTAATACTGATAGTAATATGATGGTCTGCAACCTCTTAGTCATCTTGACACTGCTAAAATTCCAGCAACGCCTGATAACTCCACCTGGTCCCCGAACATTTATCACATAGCTGctaagtgccaggcattgtgctgactGCTGGTGAGACAAACACGAGAATAATATTCTTAGACACAGAAGGAATTTGGGAAGAGAGGAGAATTTGGGAGAAAACGGAATTGGTTTGGGACATGTTAATTTTGGGGTGTCTACAAGACAGAGTTCCAAATGTCCAAGAGGTGGTTGGAGACATGAGGTCAGGAGAGAATGCCAGGCTGAATCCAGCGGGATACTGAGAATCATCTGTATAGAAATGGTTGAATCCATGAAAACATATGTTGGCACCAAATCAGAGTGTGTACTAGAGGAAAAGATCTGGGACGGAGCCTTGGAAGCCACCAACAATGAGTAATAACACTTGAAACTTGAGTGATGAACCAGGAGATAAGACTCAGAAGTAGCAGATGGATAGGTAGGAGGAGAatcagaagagaggagaaagtagCCAAGAGAAGAGGCTGGTCAGCAGCATCAGAGGCTGTGAGACATCAAGAGAGGAGGATGGACAAGAGGCcattagatctggagtcaggaggtcaTCAATAATTCTGGAGCAGTGGCAGttgaagaagaaagacaaaaatgtgttttagaggaaagaagtCCAGACAATGAgtctaattttatttcaattagtggcactaaaaaagagagaagaattttAGGATAATCATTTTGGAAATGCTTGAATCTGagcaacttttaaaatatatttttaaatttattatttatttaaaaacttttctattcaaatttcaagttccagattttctctctccctctcatgcTTTCCCTTACCCCTGAGAAGGCACTGAATATGGTATCAATAATACATCTGAAATCATGCAAACATCTCCATattaggcattttaaaaaaaactaagaaaaataaaatgagaaaactgcaTTTTAAGTACATagtccatcagttctctctcaCGGTGGATTACTTTTCTTCATTATGGGTCCTTTGAAATTCTCTTAGAACATTGTAGTAACCAGAGTAACAGGATATTTCATATAGGATCATCATTACAACACTGACATTATTGTGTGTAAtaatctcttagttctgcttacttcaccttgcatcagttcatataggtcttgctATGTTTTCCTGAAACAACCTTCCCTTTCAGATAGCACAATATTACTCCATTACGTTGATGCcagaacttgttcagccattccccaattgttgacCATCTGCCATAATTTTCAATTCCTTAccatgagagaaggaaagagctgctatagagttttgtacatgtggaggccctttttcttttcctttgatatctTGGGGACACAGACCTGGTATTGCTGGAACAAAACACAGGCATAGTTTTATACTTCTTTGGGTCtacttccaaattactctccacaATGAttgaaccagttcacaactctatggACTATTCATTAGTGCACCTGTTTTTTCTCCTGCAGAATGTGTCTTTTCTGAGAGGCACGAGGTGACAATTtagagtggttttaatttttatttctctaatccatgatttagagaatttttatataactagaagTAGCTTTAGTTTCTCCTTCTAAAAACTGCCTGATTAGGTTATTtggctaattatcaattggagaataagactttcatttttgtaaatttgattcagttctctactCTCTCTGTATATGAGGTGAAAACTTTATTTGAAAAGCTTGGTATAAAAAGTTTTTAAGGTTACTGTCTATGATTTGTTTGTCTATGATAAAATTTAGCAAAAGGTAattccttctgtcttttaatgagatctatttttgtttttgtctggtcTGAGCTCATAATTGTTAAGCTTGCCTTTTTTGCTTCAGCCAAATGGACTTGACCTAGCTAGCCCCTCATTTTAACTCTGTGTCTATCTGTTTTAAGTGTCTTACAAAAATCATGTCTTTGGATTGTGGGTTCTAATCTATTCTTCCATAGACTTCTGActtgttttatggatgagttcatccCCTTAACATTTGCAGTTATGATTACTATATTTCCtttcatcccttttttttttctctcttttctgatgAGAGTTTGTTAAGGGTTAGGGAGAATTGGGCACATCTGTAGCCAGCAGGGAAGTCGTGATTAATCAGGAACAGAGATTAGGGATGATGGCTATCTATGGAGAAGACAGGAGGGGATGGCCTGGAGGGTGCATAGAGAAGGGCTGGTCTAGACATCTCTGCATTTGAGAATGGAATCAAGGATGGGAAAGGAGCAGGTCATGGCAAGCAGTtgtgagatgaggaggaaggaagagagaagagggaatttATAGCAAGTGTTTTCAGTTTTCTCGATAAAGGACAAAGATGAGGTTTTCTCCTGTGATGATGCAACAAGTGTATACTTTTGGACACCTGTAGAGGAGAGAGAACCACAGCAACAATTATGGTAGCTAAAAACTGGACGCAAAGTGGGTCTTCATCATGAGGGAAATGTTTGAACCAATGATGGTCAAAGCATGGGAGGGAATATTATTATACTGTCAAAAAGAGGGGTTCTGAGGACTTCTGAAAAGGCCGGAAGCCTTATAGACTGACCCAGAGAATGAGGAAGAAGCAGGGAAGTGAGGAAATGAATCCTAACTTCAATAATGCCAGTGCAGAGGCCATTAGACCAAACTTTTTCTAACTGGAACTGTTTCTCTTGGTTGGGGCAATGGAGCCTGTAAGTccttcctctggagacagtctgggGGACTGCAAGTACAGAAAGGTGAATGGCCTGTCAAAACTGATGGCTGGATCATTTGGTTGTCAGAGGGGGTGCCTGTTGTATTTGGGGATGTAGTGAAAAAATGTGACAAAAGCCAAAAGATATTAgaaatctgtatttttaaaatatttaagacgAGACAACTGGAGTTTGGGGCTCTCAACTCAGGCATTGGGTGTGGATCTGCAAAACACATGGTCCTTGATTTAGGTTGATGGGACCCAAGGACAAAAAGTGGTGGGGTGTGCTAGTACCCCTAAAGGAAGCGCCAGATGAGTCTTGTGCTGGAGTTCCGAGAAAGAATCCACCCAAAGAGGTTTGGCACAGGCCAGGAAAACAACGTGAAAAAAACTACAGAAGTTTAAGGAGCTCGGGAAAACAGAGATTAAAGTGGGGAAGGACTGCGGACTCAGAGATGGCCGTGGGTGGAAGGAAAAAGGCGAGGTTGCCCAGAGTCCTTGTGAGAAAGGATGGAGGGAACAATGAAAATTGGAGGTGGAAACACAAggatgagagaaaaggaggagttACGGGGTTAAGAATGAGATTTAAAGTGGGGAGAGAGTCCAAGTTATCTGAAGGGTCAAAGCCTGGCTTTTTCCGTGGGCCTCAAGTTCTGAAAACTTTTGTGTGCGTTATCTTTGATCCAGAAGCACTGGCTCTTGGACTATCAATTTTAGGTTGAAATCCCGGGGAGATCATTACGCTAGCCCCAGTGTGCATTGTGAGGCTGGGGCCAATAACTCTTGTGTTATATGTAAAGCTTCGCCAAACTCCCAAGGGTGAGAGAAATCATTGTGTTGTTGAGGTAGGGTTTCCTGAGCTGGGAAAGCAGGGGCTCACAGGATCTTCAAAGGTCCATGAAAGGTAGACTAGGGTTCCCAGGAAGGTATTGTAGTGAGGGGTGGGGCTTCCCAAATTCTATTGGGGTGGGGCTTCCAAAATGGGGGAGGTTCCTCACATCCCAAAAAATTGGGGGCGTGGTTCCCAGGAGCCTTTGTTGCCTAGGGGCGGGGTTCCCCAAATCGCCCTGGAGACCTGGTGTTCCCACAAGTCCTTGCAGTACGAAAGAGGCCGTCTCTACTTCTGGGTGCTTCCAAGTTGTTCCACCCCTAAAGACTAGACGTGAATGCCACCTGACTGTTCTAAATGGGTATGTAGCAATTAGCTCTCAATGAACAGCAGTGGGATGGGTGGCAATTATGTCCCCACGTTGGTGCCATCTTGAACTTCATTAATGCAGGAGGTATTGGCTCAACTGGCAAGTGTTGGGGCTGGATTAGTGCGGGctcacctcccctcccccccaccttagCAGCCTGAGCCCATACACTTTGGTTGTATTATTGCAGGTTCAGATGGGGGAGCCCCCTTTCAGCCAAGCTGGCTAGAGACGCTCGTCCCCTCTGATGCAGGAGCCGCAGACCCTGCAGCCGCCCAAAGCGAACCCCTTTGGGCCACATTCCTGTGGAAAAGCCTGGCATATagaaattgttagcactattctTGCCTCCTAAGAGCCTTTGGAATTGACCCCGAGGTCTTCTGGGTCCTGGGGTTTGAGAAGGGCGCCAGTAAATCAGAGGGTGACTTGGAGAAGCCAGCCAGAATGGGCGGGCCTGGAGCCCCCGTGCTCTAATGGGTTTGGGATTGGTCAGCAAGAGGCAGGGGACTCAGAGATTTCCTCTATTTGAagttctggggggggggagaaggttGGGCCTTGTTCAGTTGAACACCAGAGAGCTGAAAGGGGGCAGGGAAGAGAACTGCCAAAGAActgaggctggaggctggaggaaAGTCTTCCTCCTGAGAGGTGACCTCCAGGAAATGGGCTGACTTCTTGCAGCCCGGAAAGTAGACTAGAGGCCACTTGAGCCCTTGCCAGTTCTCATGGTTTCTTGTATCTATACCTCCATAGGTGATTCAGAGGAGCACAGACCCAAGATGTATAAGATGGTGGTGATGGGCACTTGTTATGTGGGCAAGAGTGCACTGACCATTAAGTTTACTAAGAATAATTTTATAACTCAATATGATCCCACAATCCAAGATTTCTACAGTAAGGAAACAGTGGTAGATGAAGAGCCGAGCCAGCTAGACATCGTGGATTCCACAGgcactgaaatttttttctctctgagggACCAGAATGTGTACTGGGGAGAGGGCTTCCTCGTTGTGTATGCTGTGAGTGACCTCTACTCTTTTGAGAATGTGAATATCCTCTGGGACCATGTGCGGAGTCTCAAGCGCACCAAGCGTGTACCCATGGTGTTGGTGGCCAACAAAGTAGATACGACCCATAGGCTGGTGGATTCCACACAGGGCCAGGAGGTGGCCAGGAGCTTCGGGGTCCCTTATGTGGAGACATCAGCCAAGACTGGGCAAGGTGTGGAGCAAGCCTTCCTTGAGCTGGTTGGTGAGATTCGTAAGATCGGAGCTGAGGAGGAGCGCAAGAGACTCGGTAAAGCTAAGTGCAGGAAGGCCTGTGGGAGCAGGTGTTGCACAATCCAGTGAGCAGGTACACCCTTACCCTTATCCTGCCCCCTAATTCCCCTCTCACCTGGCCAAGAATAGCCCCAAATCCTCTAGCCATTACCCAGCCTTTGAGACCTTCATCTGGACCCTTCCTCCTGCCTGCTCTTCACTGCCAAGTCCTTTTGGCGCTTATCAGGATTGCTCCAGGAGCTTCTTGGAGGGACGGTCCCATCTGCGTTTCTCCCTTAAGGCCTTTTTGgatatttccttttgtttccctttttgagAACGCATGACTATCTCAGTGCCTGGGTATCCTGACCAGGAAAGGAAAGACTCCATTCCTTTTTGAATGGGCAGCCTCCACTGGCCTCTTTGGCTGCCAGAGGCCCCAGAGGCAGCCAGTTCTCTGGCTGCTTTATCTACAGTCTGGCACTCATCTTCAGCAGCCTCCTCTGCCTTCCTGGAGGCTGTGGGGGGATTTTCTTTATTGGGCTTTCCCCTGTTCTCCCAACAGAGACCCTGCCTCTGGAAACCAGGGCACAAGTGATTCTCCCTACTGCCTCTGGGCTTGGTGTATGTGCTGTCTGGAGCCAAGTCCCCACTCCTGTTGCGTCCCAGAAGACCTTGTTTGTGATGTTGGTGAGGAGCCTGCTCCGAAGTGGTCCCCATTCAGTGACCCTTAAGACCAAACTGTGGGAATatgggtttggttttgttttgtttttggttactCACATTGAGTGTGTTTGTTCTCAATTTGCTTATCATATGGAGCACTTTGGATAATATTGTGGGGTTGGGGTGGAATGGGGCTGCCTCCTATCAGCAGGATGCCTTTAGACATAAGTGccattaatattataatttctgCTTAGCAGCCAGATGAACCTCTTTAGACATTGAAAGTTTTAGTATTTGAATTACCTCCAGGAGAAGTGGAGTGCAGGATCCTGGCTGTAAATGTTCTACCTCACAGCTGCAGGTCAGGTGGGGGTCTGCTTAGGAACTTCTTGACAGGAGTTCTGGTGAAAAGGGCAGTGGGTGATTCTCCCATTTCAGTTAAAAGTACTAAGGATTCTAAAGTTACTTGTTTGGCTTTAGGGGTGGCCGGGGGTGAGTAGGAAGAAGATTTCATTTTAAAGGG
Protein-coding sequences here:
- the LOC141543230 gene encoding GTPase KRas-like, producing the protein MVSCIYTSIGDSEEHRPKMYKMVVMGTCYVGKSALTIKFTKNNFITQYDPTIQDFYSKETVVDEEPSQLDIVDSTGTEIFFSLRDQNVYWGEGFLVVYAVSDLYSFENVNILWDHVRSLKRTKRVPMVLVANKVDTTHRLVDSTQGQEVARSFGVPYVETSAKTGQGVEQAFLELVGEIRKIGAEEERKRLGKAKCRKACGSRCCTIQ